A window of Dermacentor andersoni chromosome 4, qqDerAnde1_hic_scaffold, whole genome shotgun sequence genomic DNA:
ACGTCTTTCAGGTTAAATCTAGGCTGAAAAGACGAAGAAGCTCATTGTGTGTAGAAACGTCGGCGGAAGATGTCTACGTTCGATCCCTCTATGCTTCTCCAGCCTCGTGAAGCTGGAGTTCTACTCGATGTTTGAAAAATGTTTCCGCTCTCTCTTCTCGGTCATTAAAAAGATTATTTTAAGTTGTTTTTATCCGCACAGACTTTCACTAAGCTTTCCCTCGGAGCCTCTGCGTCAGGCTCCAATGACAGGAATgcttgatgatgatgttgatgatgatgatgatgatgatgatcttaaaGACAGTGGCCCATAACCACCTACGTGGATTGACTCTATAAACTGCTTTTTCATACAACGTGCCTGCGAGTTGAAATTTATGGAAATCTCCAGTACCTGCACTTTAATACTTCTCAAGATATTTTTCTGAAATATTACGGATGTCTGGtctaatattttttatttattttattgcatCACCAACTGAAGTCTATGCAAactcctctctctctcatgtCAAAAGTTATATTTTGATTTACATGGCATTTAACGATACCATTTAAACCATTTTTATtaagttctcgttttttttttacgtagacCTGCTGGTTCTTGGTCAGCCTTCCATAATGGGTGTGTGCCACTAAGTGGAGACAAGAACGAGGACAAGAAGAACGAGACACGCGCCAACAGCCATCTACAGTACGCTAAGAGCCCAGTACGCTAAGGCTTCAAGCGGTCATGGTCTACGAAAGAGCGGGCGAGACTGCGACCCGAGGTACGGGCTCGATGTACACCACCAGAGACGGCATGGCCACCACACGCCAAGCGACGAGCAGCATGTACGGCCGGCCGCCCCCGGGAGCGACACCGCCGGGGGGCCGCTTTCGCCGTAAGGCCAGCGACATGTTCGCGCCCGTCGACAGGACGACCTCGGTTTCCCGCCACAGCGAGTTGACCGCGTGGTGCGTAGCCTGCGGTGCCTTCGTCTTCATACTGTTCGCCCTGGCTGGCGCGCAGGAGATCTACAGCCGACTCCTTCACAGGCAGCACCATCCGGCCTATACTCGGCACAACTCGGTCGGTGACGCGGTCAGCCTGCGTCCCAGGATGGGAATGGCGGCGAACCTGACAGCGAACCGAGCTGCTGCGAACCGCGCCGGAGACGACCGCGAACCGCTGACGCCCGATAAGCGCGCGCAGACAAGCCCGAACACCTCTAGATCGAAATGACCGGCGAACTCTTCGCCTTATAGGcttgtttctgtgtttctgtGTGGAAACAATGCGGGTGGGACTCAATAGTAAACACAAAATCTGTCAGCGCAACAGTGACTTTCCCGTTGTTGGAAGGATGCTGTTCTAAGATAACACAAATTATGAAATACAAGGGAGATGGTTTTAGACTTCTGATCAGTACGTGAAACGATCACTTTTAATATGAGCGGCGTGAAGATTCTTGCGCGAAGTGGCGGCAATCGATGTGTGCCAATAAACGCCATCACATAGATGTAGGCGAACATGCCGGAAAGCAAGTGTCTGGTCCAACTTCTTTTCCTTCGTAGCAAGTGGAGATCCAGGGCATATTGAATGGGACCGacaacgggagggggggggggggggagatggaCGCAACGCTAGCTTGCGTAGGCGCAGGCTACGTCGTGAGTTGGCGATATATGCAAGTCAACACACCGGAAGTGTGTGCGGTGCGACAGATTTGCGGAATTCGGTAGGTGGAGAAGTGGCAGCTACTGGATACTGTCTATGTCTACGAATTTGGAACGTGTGTACAACGTCAACGAGCGAATTTCGTTTTGTCAAAAATTCTACTATGATGCGCCATTTTTGTCTTTTCTGTATGCTACAGCTACAAGTGCGTCGCGACGTTCAAAACAGAATGATAATACTTGTGACCGTGAAATAGATTTTGGCAATACTCGAGACAGCATGTGGTCGTGAGAGGCGTGTGCGTGATGTAGCTTCAAGGTGCGTTCACGGAGATTCGTTTGTTCGAATTCCTAGCCGCTTCACCATCAAGGTCGGAACCTGACAGTAGGGAGCACTTTCTACTTAACGCCAGTAAACAATCTGCTTGAAATGAACAAACTGCTGCCATGTATCCATTTGTTACGATAGGTATTTCGTTCATTAGCTAAAAATTCCCTGTTTCTCGATTGAAAAGAAACAGCTCCAAGGAAAGCACCGTACAATATATTGGCACAAGCAAGCTCCAGCTTGGCATTATATTAAGGTGAATGAATAGTATAAGATGTACACAATCAAGCAAAAAAGTTCAGACGAAAAAAAGAGAAGTGGCCGGGGGATGAAAGGTTACAGCGCAAGCGCGAGAAAGTCACCGAAGGACGACGCAAATTACTGAATTGTACCTCTACGTACATTCTCACGATGTCGTTATGGTCCGCTGCCTGTTTCTAAGATTAGGCGTGTTGGGTGACGATGCTAATATTAATTGTGATAAGAATATGATGAGAATTCTTTTTTAAAATGGCACGCACTACGGTAAGTACCCCGTCATAATATTATACAAGGTGTCCGAGCTAACTTTAGacggagtttaaaaatatgcggatgctacgtagctgaacagaaTCAAGGTACAGAACCAGAACCAacctgtttgccgtcgcttgcagatactcagattatttttttttattctacctaattttagaagtagccctaattaatgaacttctcgaatattataattagaaaaaggtggcaatgagaaaattgtagagtgacatgaaaaactcccgatacagctttctgttgctcaacacgcgCTACATAAAAATGCTTCTCCGAGCCTGCAAGAActcgcaaatacacgcaaaattgacGCGCgtttggccgctcgaggcactttgcgtgtatttgcgggctcctTTCATGCTCGAAAAACCACCTTTATGTCGCacatactgagcaacagaaagctgtatcgaaagtttttcatgttgatctacaattttctcatcggctcttttcatctaattataatatttgggaagttgaataattaattaagactaattatcgaattaggcggaatgaaaaaataaccTGTGTACCTCCAAGGAAGGCAAACATTACTTTGGGTCGGTCCaggtacgtggcatttgcataattttagagtttggctcaagttacgtgggacaccctgtatacactgTTCTTTCGCGTCCCTCCTTCACTGCTAAATCGATGCGGCCTCTATTTATTTCACCTAATGTTGTGTGCACAGAGTTTTGCTAATCAGTGaataggggaggggggaggagtgAGGAGCGTCTCACTGGGGCGCACATGAACAACGTAAGAGCGcgtcattattcattggtctgcggCCGCTAAGCGCCTGCCCCCCTACCTCTGGGATACGCATCGGGTCGCTTCACTCTTCTCAGCAAAAGCCATCCGTGTCAGGCTTAATGGCGAAGCACAGGTCAAAAGAGAAAGTACAAcaggtgaaaaataaaaataaagattgccaCATCAAGCGTTGAACCCACGAACCCACAATTACGTGCCAGACGCATTTCCGCGGCGTCAAGAAAGCAGACGGAATACTTCGCCATTACAAAGGTTCTGGATCGGCTGCTATTAGACATCAGTATAGTATTATGGCTAGCATGAAGAGCCCCCTCACTGTTATTATTTCTTTTGATaacatatatacacttgacaggaaaggcaTTTCCACCCAATATTTTTATAATTGCCTTCTTGGTATTTTATTATTATAACGTTGGCGCACCTGGTTATTATAATTTTCTAACGTTCGAGGACATGCTGAGATGGAGATAAAGAAGAAGCCGGCCGCGTTCGGCTGTGCCTGTTGTTAGCTCGTCGTCAAAACACCGCAGATCATGGAGGAGAACAAGGACGCGCAACCCCAGAAAACGGGTCCCGTTCTACCTACGCAAGACGCGCCGACGACAAGAGACATGCAAGGACAAGCGGCACACCCAGAAGGCGACTCCCGCGAAGACTTGTCCTCCAAGGGCCGACTGCAAGACGCCGCTGAGCGAACCAGCTGCGGGACCGCCACGGCCAAATCGTTGGAACGTCAAACGGTGACCGAAGGTGAGCAGACGACCTCAGCAGCAGACCCGGTTCTGCTGCCAGAAGTCCGAGAAGAACCGGGCCTCCTCGCAAAGCCTGGAACGCCGGCACCGGCCACAACAGCTATTCATAATGAAACGGCGGAACAATCGCGTTCATCTGCCGCTTCCCCAGACGCGGCGCCGAAAAATACTGCGACGGCGACGACTAAGGATTCCGCAGTCGCGGAAAATGCTTCGGTTGAAGCGACGAAGGGCCACGAGCAAGGATGTCGACCCAAGCTAGGTGGCCAGCGGTCCAGTGCGAAGCCGGCTCCGCCGCATTCGCCGAGCTCGACTCCGGGAGCAACCACGCCACTCCGAGAGATGGAGGAGAGCGTGGACCGGTCGGCAGACCGGCAACTGCGACCGCTCGGGAGAAGCTGGAAGCTCAAGGCGGCCTGCTTCGCTCTCACCCTGGTGCTGCTCATCGTCGTGTCTGGCATCGTGGTGTACAAGTGAGTGTACAAGTGTCTGGCATCGTCGTGTATACGAATATACTGGCTCACGGGTACCATGGTGATGTTAAAGAACAGAGAAAAGGCAAACAGAAATGAAAACAGCTCGGCAATATGCGAGAGATGAGCACAATAAATATACAACGACAATGAAGAAAATGTCAGCTTACGTACAATGAAACGCTAAGTAGgctcaacagcaacaacaacaaagagagagaggaggaaagtgCTTGAACAGTCTGTTCAAGTTCAACATCGATACAAAAATACAATGCAAGGGCATAAAAACTAAGACACTGATCTGAACGTTATCATGATCAACCGAATGGGAGATATAAAGAGTATAAAAACTTCATATTTTGTTGACACTTCAATGTTAAATATAGCAGGCAGGAAAATGGAAAGATCCATGTTCACTGGTGATCTTACGCGGAGTTCTAAACACAATGCAACTGAATATTTCGGTGCAGTTTAAGATACCATGAAGGAGTTTGAACACAAACAGAAAGCCATCACAATTACGTCAGCAGTGAAGTAAAGGCAGAGACAATAATGCAGAGACCGGAAGATTGGAAAACAACATTAGTGATACCGGTATTTAAATCAGGTAATACAGCAGACCctaataattacagacctatatcaCTGACATATATCTGCTGCAAATTACTGGAACACATCCTATACTCTCACATTATAGTCTATCTTAACGTAAATAACCTGCTCCTCAataaccaacatggctttcgccaaAATCGCTCATGTCAGACGCAACTTTATGAACTTGTAACAGAtattcacatttctttgcacagATTGATTAGTACAGACGCCATttttattgacttttctaaagctcaTAATCGAGTACCTCATAATCGACTAAAACTGAAAGTTCGAAGCCTACAGCTTAACTACAACACGACGCGATGGATTGAGGAGTTCCTAACGAACCGATTTCAAGCAATCAGTCTCAACAACTGCTTTTCTAACCGCACTCACGTCActtcgggagttcctcaaggatccgtccttgggccactgctatttttaatatacataaatgacatcgcaactaatattacctcacaaatacgtctc
This region includes:
- the LOC126536714 gene encoding uncharacterized protein; translation: MEENKDAQPQKTGPVLPTQDAPTTRDMQGQAAHPEGDSREDLSSKGRLQDAAERTSCGTATAKSLERQTVTEGEQTTSAADPVLLPEVREEPGLLAKPGTPAPATTAIHNETAEQSRSSAASPDAAPKNTATATTKDSAVAENASVEATKGHEQGCRPKLGGQRSSAKPAPPHSPSSTPGATTPLREMEESVDRSADRQLRPLGRSWKLKAACFALTLVLLIVVSGIVVYKYVVLPKLLVAPLRSNRSTVMPRAGSATNFTLY